From a region of the Thiorhodovibrio winogradskyi genome:
- the topA gene encoding type I DNA topoisomerase encodes MNLVIVESPAKAKTIEKYLGKEFEVLASYGHVRDLVPKEGAVDPEHGFEMKYQVIERNEKHVQAIAKKLKNAEALYLATDPDREGEAISWHLYELLKKRRQIGQRPVYRVVFNEITKNAVQDAVANPRELSVDLVNAQQARRALDYLVGFNLSPLLWKKIRRGLSAGRVQSPALRLICERENDIEAFVSREYWSIDADVAKDGETENKPFSAKLVELGGEKIEQFSIVTAEQAADAERRIAEAAAGKLHVDQVERKQRKRNPAPPFITSTLQQEAARKLGFTAQRTMRVAQQLYEGVDLGGEAVGLITYMRTDSVNLAQEALDEIRAYVAERYDSKHLPEKPRLYKTKAKNAQEAHEAVRPTSIFREPKAVRAHLSQEQFRLYELVWKRTLACQMAHALINQVAIMLSADGPNPPEGEGAGIRFRATGSTVAEPGFMRVYLEGRDDSKQAEDDEERMLPALETGELVDLLAIRPEQHFTEPPPRYSEASLVKALEEFGIGRPSTYASIISTLQDREYVTLESKRFMPTDVGRVVNKFLTAYFTSYVDYDFTARLEDSLDAVSRGEGDWIPVLEEFWKAFKERVDDTQENVQRSDVTQEAMDEQCPECGGQLSKRLGRNGLFVGCTNYPDCSYTRDLHQDGDAAAKEPELVEGRGCPDCGSPLEIKRGRYGKFIGCSGYPKCRHIEPLEKPEETGVACPKCNKGSLQKKRSRRGKVFYSCSTYPKCDYAVWNEPLAQPCPQCGWPVLTLKVTKSKGAQLACPQKECGYVAPADESLLEGHAGESAPGASEASEAKQAKEIAEA; translated from the coding sequence GCCAAGAAGCTTAAGAATGCCGAGGCGCTCTATCTCGCGACCGACCCAGACCGCGAAGGCGAGGCCATCTCCTGGCATCTGTATGAACTCCTGAAGAAACGCCGCCAAATCGGCCAGCGACCGGTCTACAGGGTGGTCTTCAATGAGATCACCAAAAACGCGGTACAGGATGCGGTGGCGAATCCGCGCGAGCTGTCGGTCGATCTAGTCAACGCCCAGCAGGCAAGGCGCGCGCTCGATTATCTGGTGGGCTTTAATCTCTCGCCGCTGTTGTGGAAGAAAATTCGTCGCGGTCTGTCCGCTGGGCGGGTGCAAAGCCCGGCGCTGCGACTGATCTGCGAACGCGAGAACGACATCGAGGCCTTTGTCAGCCGCGAGTATTGGAGCATTGATGCCGATGTGGCGAAGGACGGCGAAACCGAGAACAAGCCCTTCAGCGCCAAGCTCGTTGAGCTTGGCGGCGAGAAGATTGAGCAGTTCAGCATTGTCACCGCCGAGCAGGCGGCGGATGCCGAGCGGCGCATCGCCGAGGCGGCCGCGGGCAAGCTGCATGTCGATCAGGTCGAGCGCAAGCAGCGCAAGCGCAATCCGGCGCCGCCCTTCATTACCTCCACCCTGCAGCAGGAGGCCGCGCGCAAGCTTGGCTTTACCGCGCAGCGCACCATGCGCGTCGCTCAGCAGCTCTATGAAGGCGTGGATTTGGGTGGCGAGGCCGTGGGCCTAATCACCTACATGCGCACCGATTCGGTCAACCTGGCGCAGGAGGCCCTGGACGAGATCCGCGCCTATGTCGCCGAGCGCTATGACAGCAAGCATCTGCCCGAGAAGCCGCGGCTTTATAAGACCAAGGCCAAGAACGCCCAGGAGGCGCACGAGGCGGTGCGCCCGACCTCCATCTTCCGCGAGCCCAAGGCGGTGCGGGCACACCTGAGCCAGGAGCAGTTTCGTCTCTATGAGCTGGTCTGGAAGCGCACCCTGGCCTGTCAGATGGCCCATGCGCTGATCAATCAGGTGGCCATTATGCTCAGCGCCGACGGGCCGAATCCACCCGAGGGGGAGGGGGCCGGGATTCGCTTTCGCGCAACGGGTTCCACCGTGGCCGAGCCTGGCTTCATGCGCGTCTATCTCGAGGGCCGGGATGATAGTAAGCAGGCCGAGGATGACGAGGAACGCATGTTGCCGGCGCTCGAGACTGGCGAGTTGGTCGATCTGCTCGCCATCCGCCCCGAGCAGCATTTCACCGAGCCGCCGCCGCGTTATTCGGAGGCTTCCCTGGTCAAGGCGCTGGAGGAATTCGGCATTGGGCGGCCCTCGACCTACGCATCCATTATCTCCACCCTGCAGGATCGCGAGTATGTGACCCTTGAGAGCAAGCGCTTCATGCCGACCGATGTCGGGCGGGTGGTGAACAAGTTCCTGACCGCCTACTTCACCTCCTATGTGGATTACGACTTTACCGCCCGGCTGGAGGATTCGCTCGACGCCGTCTCGCGCGGGGAGGGCGACTGGATTCCAGTGCTCGAAGAGTTCTGGAAGGCGTTCAAGGAGCGGGTGGATGATACCCAGGAAAACGTCCAGCGCAGCGATGTGACCCAGGAGGCCATGGACGAACAATGCCCCGAGTGCGGTGGCCAGCTGTCCAAGCGGCTGGGGCGCAATGGGTTGTTTGTTGGCTGCACCAATTACCCGGATTGCAGCTATACCCGGGATTTGCATCAGGACGGCGACGCGGCGGCCAAGGAGCCTGAACTGGTCGAAGGGCGCGGCTGCCCCGACTGCGGCTCGCCGCTGGAGATCAAACGCGGGCGTTATGGCAAGTTCATCGGCTGTAGCGGCTACCCCAAGTGCCGTCACATCGAGCCGTTGGAAAAACCCGAGGAGACCGGGGTCGCCTGCCCCAAATGCAACAAGGGCAGCCTGCAGAAAAAGCGCTCGCGGCGCGGCAAGGTGTTCTACTCCTGCTCCACCTATCCCAAGTGCGACTACGCGGTTTGGAACGAACCCCTGGCCCAGCCCTGCCCACAGTGCGGCTGGCCGGTGCTAACCCTCAAGGTGACCAAGTCCAAGGGCGCCCAGCTCGCCTGCCCGCAAAAGGAGTGCGGCTATGTCGCGCCAGCGGATGAGTCGCTGCTGGAAGGGCACGCGGGCGAGTCAGCCCCCGGGGCGTCAGAGGCATCAGAGGCAAAACAAGCAAAAGAGATCGCCGAGGCTTGA